CGAGGGAAAACCACAAGGAACAGAGGTCGCGGCCGCTGAGCACGCGTTGCTCGGCGCTGACCGGGTGATCGGGGGAAAACTGGCTGGGTGTGCTCACGAGTGTGGTCTCGACAGGAGGGAAGTAGTTGTTCTTTAAGGCCCTATCGCGGGTCGAGCCCGCTCCCACAGGGGGAGCAGGTTTTACCCGTTAATCGGGTCAGACTTTTTTGTACAACTGGCTGCCTTCCTGGCGGAACCGCTCGGCCTGCTCGCGCATGCCATCCTCGAGCGCCACGTCCACCGCTTCGATGCGCTGGTTGGCAGCGTATTCACGCACTTCCTGGGTGATCTTCATCGAGCAGAACTTCGGCCCGCACATCGAGCAGAAGTGCGCGACCTTGGCCGAATCCTTGGGCAGGGTTTCGTCATGGAAGCTGCGTGCGGTGTCCGGGTCCAGGCCGAGGTTGAACTGGTCTTCCCAGCGGAATTCGAAGCGCGCCTTGGACAGTGCGTTGTCGCGGATCTGCGCGCCGGGATGGCCCTTGGCGAGGTCGGCGGCATGGGCGGCGATCTTGTAGGTGATGATGCCGGTCTTGACGTCATCCTTGTTCGGCAGGCCCAGGTGTTCCTTGGGCGTGACGTAGCAGAGCATGGCGCAACCGAACCAGCCGATCATCGCCGCACCGATGCCCGAGGTAATGTGATCGTAGCCCGGGGCAATGTCGGTGGTCAGCGGGCCAAGGGTGTAGAACGGCGCTTCGTCGCAGCATTCGAGCTGCTTGTCCATGTTCTCCTTGATCAGCTGCATCGGCACGTGGCCCGGGCCTTCGATCATGCACTGGACGTCATGCTTCCAGGCGATCTTGGTCAGCTCGCCGAGGGTTTCCAGCTCGCCGAACTGCGCTTCGTCGTTGGCGTCGGCAATCGAGCCCGGACGCAGGCCATCGCCGAGCGAGAAGCTGACGTCGTAGGCCTTCATGATTTCGCAGATTTCGTCGAAGTGGGTGTAGAGGAAGTTCTCCTTGTGGTGCGCCAGGCACCACTTGGCCATGATCGAGCCACCGCGACTGACGATGCCGGTGACGCGCTTGGCGGTCAGCGGCACATAGCGCAGCAGTACGCCGGCGTGGATGGTGAAGTAGTCAACGCCTTGCTCGGCCTGTTCGATCAGGGTGTCGCGAAACAGCTCCCAGGTCAGGTCTTCGGCCACGCCATTGACCTTCTCAAGGGCCTGGTAGATCGGTACGGTACCGATTGGCACTGGCGAGTTGCGGATGATCCACTCGCGGGTTTCGTGGATGTGCTTGCCGGTGGACAGGTCCATCACCGTGTCCGAGCCCCAGCGGATGCCCCAGGTCAGCTTGGCCACTTCTTCTTCGATGGACGAGCCCAGGGCGCTGTTACCGATGTTGCCGTTGATCTTCACCAGGAAGTTGCGGCCGATGATCATCGGCTCCAGCTCCACGTGGTTGATGTTGGCCGGGATGATCGCGCGGCCGCGGGCGATTTCTTCGCGGACGAATTCGGCGGTGATTTCTTTCGGGATGCTCGCGCCGAAGCTGTGCCCGGCATGCTGTTGGTCAAGCAGGCCGGCGGCACGGGCTTCTTGCAGCTTCATGTTTTCGCGGATGGCAACGTATTCCATCTCGGCGGTGATGATGCCCTGGCGGGCGTAGTGCATCTGGCTGACGTTGGCGCCGGCCTTGGCCCGGCGCGGATTGCGCACGTGGGCAAAACGCAGCTTGGTCAGCTCGGCATCGGCCAGGCGCTGCTGGCCGAAGTCCGACGACAGGCCGGCCAGGCGCTCGGTATCGCCACGGGCGTCGATCCAGGCCGAGCGTACGTCGCCCAGGCCCTTGCGCACGTCGATGATAACGCTAGGGTCGGTGTAGGGGCCGGAAGTGTCGTAGACC
This portion of the Pseudomonas sp. SORT22 genome encodes:
- the thiC gene encoding phosphomethylpyrimidine synthase ThiC — its product is MSKQEKYTNLSESARVDQQSVQPFTRSRKIYVEGSRPDIRVPMREISLDDTPTDFGGEANAPVLVYDTSGPYTDPSVIIDVRKGLGDVRSAWIDARGDTERLAGLSSDFGQQRLADAELTKLRFAHVRNPRRAKAGANVSQMHYARQGIITAEMEYVAIRENMKLQEARAAGLLDQQHAGHSFGASIPKEITAEFVREEIARGRAIIPANINHVELEPMIIGRNFLVKINGNIGNSALGSSIEEEVAKLTWGIRWGSDTVMDLSTGKHIHETREWIIRNSPVPIGTVPIYQALEKVNGVAEDLTWELFRDTLIEQAEQGVDYFTIHAGVLLRYVPLTAKRVTGIVSRGGSIMAKWCLAHHKENFLYTHFDEICEIMKAYDVSFSLGDGLRPGSIADANDEAQFGELETLGELTKIAWKHDVQCMIEGPGHVPMQLIKENMDKQLECCDEAPFYTLGPLTTDIAPGYDHITSGIGAAMIGWFGCAMLCYVTPKEHLGLPNKDDVKTGIITYKIAAHAADLAKGHPGAQIRDNALSKARFEFRWEDQFNLGLDPDTARSFHDETLPKDSAKVAHFCSMCGPKFCSMKITQEVREYAANQRIEAVDVALEDGMREQAERFRQEGSQLYKKV